Proteins encoded in a region of the Oncorhynchus keta strain PuntledgeMale-10-30-2019 chromosome 3, Oket_V2, whole genome shotgun sequence genome:
- the LOC118364168 gene encoding elongin-B-like isoform X4 — MDVFLMIRRQKTTIFTDAKESTTVYELKRIVEGILKREPEEQRLFKDDQLLEDSKTLGDCGFTNQTARPQAPGTVGLAFRMGDEMFEQLQVGAFSSPPELPDVMKPQDSGSTANEQTVQ, encoded by the exons gATGTTTTCCTTATGATCCGGCGTCAGAAGACCACCATTTTCACAGACGCCAAAGAGTCCACCACCGTCTACGAGCTGAAGCGCATTGTAGAGGGAATTCTCAAGAGAGAGCCTGAGGAACAGAGGCTCTTCAAG GATGACCAGTTGCTAGAAGACAGTAAAACTCTTGGCGATTGCGGCTTCACCAACCAGACTGCAAGACCTCAGGCCCCAGGCACTGTTGGACTGGCTTTCCGAATGGGTG ATGAGATGTTTGAGCAGCTGCAGGTGGGGGCATTCTCCAGCCCTCCAGAGCTCCCTGACGTCATGAAGCCCCAAGACTCTGGCAGCACTGCCAACGAACAGACTGTGCAGTGA